From one Actinomyces sp. Marseille-P3109 genomic stretch:
- a CDS encoding nucleoside deaminase — MTPSPSAQPPVPPAPADVGAGRGAAGAAGVVGRAADRVLDAAMARALELARSAGEAGEVPVGAVVLSPQGAVLAEAANARQAEHDPTAHAEIRALRAAGAALGDSHLDDCTLVVTLEPCTMCAGAIVLARVARLILGAWEPRTGACGSVRDVVRDARANHQVEVRAGLRAQESQDLLTAFFADRR, encoded by the coding sequence GTGACGCCTTCACCTTCCGCGCAGCCGCCGGTCCCTCCCGCCCCGGCCGACGTCGGTGCGGGCCGGGGCGCTGCAGGCGCTGCCGGCGTCGTGGGCCGAGCAGCCGACCGTGTCCTGGACGCCGCGATGGCCCGGGCCCTGGAACTGGCCCGCTCGGCGGGTGAGGCGGGGGAGGTGCCGGTGGGCGCCGTCGTCCTCTCGCCGCAGGGAGCCGTCCTGGCCGAGGCCGCCAACGCCCGCCAGGCCGAGCACGACCCGACGGCGCACGCCGAGATCCGCGCCCTGCGCGCAGCCGGCGCGGCCCTGGGCGACTCCCACCTGGACGACTGCACCCTCGTAGTCACCCTCGAGCCGTGCACCATGTGCGCCGGCGCCATCGTCCTGGCCCGGGTGGCCCGACTGATCCTGGGGGCCTGGGAGCCGAGAACCGGCGCCTGCGGCTCGGTGCGCGACGTCGTGCGCGACGCCCGCGCCAACCACCAGGTCGAGGTGCGCGCCGGCCTGCGCGCCCAGGAGTCCCAGGACCTCCTGACCGCCTTCTTCGCCGACCGCCGCTGA
- a CDS encoding sensor histidine kinase, which produces MTSMPTSVPPTDHRPAWYSRRSLWPRIIGWELLHAVLWMPKVLFLLPATLMFHLSVPLGAALERIIARRLGADAPSGRKEGERKTPWLLARPAHAEFWRQDLPLCLGGLALTTASFLVGGFLGTAAVSSILAPFLASPEDTFTVRLFGPEMTVTGPQQAWLLVPAGLLGLGLAAGALLGFGALRLLLVEALSGERKKQRLEQLTAEVGHLTASRATLMDAFEAERTRIERDLHDGAQQDLVALTMSLGGLRLAAESLPDDGANATSRTTLLKGIDTAQDRAEAALRDLRETVRGIRPAVLSERGLAPALKDLAGRAPLPTSVVVNAEEDDLAQISQPVATVVYFAVSEAVTNAAKHAQAERATVTLHCTDSGLSALVTDNGRGGADPERENATGLRGMVQRVESIGGQLEVDSPVGGGTRLMITAPLTPPWGADGPEDGRAGDQQDRPDGRPSGHGGDQAPAAQEAGPAGVSQGRQARPQALTPAAVSAPA; this is translated from the coding sequence ATGACCTCGATGCCCACCAGCGTCCCGCCTACCGATCACCGCCCCGCCTGGTACAGCCGGCGTAGCCTGTGGCCCCGCATCATCGGGTGGGAGCTCCTGCACGCCGTGCTGTGGATGCCGAAGGTCTTATTCCTCCTCCCAGCCACCTTGATGTTCCACCTGTCGGTCCCCCTGGGGGCGGCGTTGGAGCGCATCATTGCGCGCAGATTGGGTGCGGATGCCCCCTCTGGCCGCAAGGAGGGTGAGCGCAAGACTCCGTGGCTGCTGGCGCGTCCCGCCCACGCGGAGTTCTGGCGGCAGGACCTGCCCCTGTGCCTGGGGGGCCTGGCCCTGACCACGGCATCATTCCTCGTCGGCGGATTCCTCGGTACCGCGGCGGTCAGCAGTATCCTGGCGCCGTTCCTGGCCTCCCCGGAGGACACCTTCACAGTTCGTCTGTTCGGTCCGGAGATGACGGTCACCGGCCCGCAGCAGGCCTGGCTGCTGGTGCCGGCCGGGTTGCTCGGCCTGGGCCTCGCCGCCGGGGCGCTCCTGGGTTTCGGGGCACTGCGGCTGCTGCTGGTGGAGGCGCTGTCGGGCGAGCGCAAGAAGCAGCGCCTGGAGCAGCTGACCGCCGAGGTCGGCCACCTCACGGCCAGCCGCGCCACCCTCATGGATGCCTTCGAGGCCGAGCGCACCCGCATTGAGCGGGACCTGCACGACGGCGCCCAGCAGGACCTCGTCGCCCTCACCATGAGCCTGGGCGGGCTGCGCCTGGCCGCCGAGTCCCTGCCCGACGACGGTGCCAACGCCACGTCCCGTACCACCCTGCTGAAGGGGATAGACACGGCGCAGGACCGCGCTGAGGCGGCCCTACGGGACCTGCGTGAGACGGTGCGCGGCATCCGCCCGGCAGTCCTGTCCGAACGCGGCCTGGCACCGGCTCTGAAGGATCTGGCGGGTCGGGCCCCGCTGCCGACCAGTGTCGTCGTCAATGCCGAGGAGGACGACCTGGCCCAGATCTCGCAGCCTGTGGCGACGGTCGTCTACTTCGCGGTGTCCGAGGCAGTCACGAACGCCGCCAAGCACGCTCAAGCCGAGCGTGCAACGGTGACACTGCACTGCACGGACAGCGGGCTGAGCGCCCTCGTGACCGACAACGGGCGCGGCGGGGCCGACCCCGAGCGCGAGAATGCCACCGGCCTGCGGGGCATGGTGCAGCGGGTGGAGTCCATCGGTGGGCAGTTGGAGGTCGACTCCCCCGTCGGCGGTGGGACACGGCTGATGATCACGGCCCCGCTGACGCCGCCTTGGGGCGCGGACGGCCCGGAGGATGGCCGGGCGGGCGATCAGCAGGATCGGCCGGACGGGCGACCCAGCGGTCACGGGGGCGACCAGGCGCCCGCCGCTCAAGAGGCCGGTCCGGCGGGCGTCTCCCAGGGCCGACAGGCCCGGCCGCAAGCGCTGACGCCGGCAGCGGTGTCGGCTCCTGCGTGA
- a CDS encoding response regulator transcription factor, translated as MRIMLADDATLLREGLAGLLTTAGHEVVAQVADADALRTEVERLAAAGQLPDVVVTDVRMPPTGTDDGLRAAIDLRRAHPGLPVVVLSAYVAGPYVQDLLEETESPTSPTGGGGGAVGYLLKERVGRVADFLHSLDVVVGGGVVIDPEVVSHLMKAARAAATGHEAAPATWTGQAAGVAGAMTEQTPGAASGAPMSAAATPPGPWVPVPVRVGSPPTPPGGIASAAPGGAGLDRLTRREQEVLELMAQGLSNAQIAERLVLSDGAVAKHVANIFRGLDLQPGEENRRVRAVLAWLHARA; from the coding sequence ATGAGGATCATGCTCGCCGATGACGCCACCCTTCTACGTGAAGGACTGGCAGGGCTGCTGACCACCGCCGGCCACGAGGTCGTGGCACAAGTGGCCGACGCCGACGCCCTGCGCACCGAGGTCGAGCGTCTGGCCGCTGCCGGGCAGCTGCCCGACGTCGTCGTCACCGACGTGCGGATGCCGCCGACCGGCACGGATGACGGGCTGCGCGCAGCCATCGACCTGCGCCGGGCCCATCCGGGGCTGCCGGTGGTGGTGCTGAGCGCCTACGTGGCCGGGCCCTACGTGCAGGATCTGCTGGAGGAGACCGAGTCCCCGACATCCCCGACCGGCGGCGGCGGTGGCGCTGTGGGCTACCTGCTCAAGGAACGCGTGGGGCGGGTGGCGGACTTCCTGCACTCGCTCGACGTCGTCGTGGGCGGCGGAGTGGTCATCGACCCCGAAGTGGTCTCCCACCTCATGAAGGCCGCCCGCGCCGCCGCCACCGGGCACGAGGCGGCCCCCGCTACCTGGACCGGTCAGGCTGCAGGAGTCGCGGGAGCAATGACGGAGCAGACGCCAGGAGCGGCGTCCGGTGCGCCGATGAGTGCGGCCGCCACACCACCCGGCCCTTGGGTGCCGGTGCCTGTCCGGGTGGGATCGCCGCCGACACCGCCGGGCGGGATCGCGAGCGCGGCGCCGGGCGGAGCGGGACTGGACCGGCTGACACGGCGCGAGCAGGAAGTACTCGAGCTCATGGCGCAAGGGCTGTCGAACGCGCAGATCGCCGAGCGGCTGGTGCTCTCCGACGGGGCGGTGGCCAAGCATGTGGCGAACATCTTCCGGGGGCTGGACCTGCAGCCGGGCGAGGAGAACCGGCGTGTACGGGCCGTCCTGGCCTGGTTGCATGCCCGGGCCTGA
- a CDS encoding aldo/keto reductase — MATDSAPTITLNNGVDIPQIGYGVFQTPPDETERAVLEAFEVGYRHVDTAQAYRNEEGVGAAVAASGLPRENVFLTTKVWISNAGDERAARSIDGSLRRLGTDYIDLLLVHQPFGDYYGTYRAMEKALDAGKVRAIGVSNFFPDRFVDLAQHVEVPPAVNQMETHVFNEQADNRIWYAKYGTALESWGPLAQGRNNIFTHPVLTAAGEKYGKSAAQVALRYLIQLDVIVIPKTVHRERMVTNLDVTDFQLDDADMRAIAALDEGRGVVDHYDPELQERLSAYTIEED, encoded by the coding sequence ATGGCCACTGACTCCGCCCCCACCATCACTCTCAACAACGGCGTCGACATCCCCCAGATCGGCTACGGCGTCTTCCAGACCCCGCCGGATGAGACTGAGCGGGCCGTGCTCGAGGCCTTCGAGGTGGGCTACCGCCACGTCGACACCGCCCAGGCCTACCGCAACGAGGAGGGTGTGGGCGCCGCCGTCGCCGCCTCTGGGCTGCCCCGCGAGAATGTCTTCCTGACCACCAAGGTGTGGATCTCCAACGCCGGGGACGAGCGTGCCGCCCGCTCCATCGATGGCTCCCTGCGCCGCCTGGGCACCGACTACATCGACCTGCTTCTGGTCCACCAGCCCTTCGGCGACTACTACGGCACCTACCGCGCCATGGAGAAGGCCCTGGACGCCGGCAAGGTCCGCGCCATCGGCGTCTCCAACTTCTTCCCCGACCGGTTCGTGGACCTGGCGCAGCACGTCGAGGTGCCCCCGGCCGTCAACCAGATGGAGACCCACGTCTTCAACGAGCAGGCCGACAACCGCATCTGGTACGCCAAGTACGGCACCGCCCTGGAGTCATGGGGGCCGCTGGCCCAGGGCCGCAACAACATCTTCACCCACCCGGTGCTCACCGCCGCCGGCGAGAAGTACGGCAAGTCCGCCGCCCAGGTGGCCCTGCGCTACCTCATCCAGCTCGACGTCATCGTCATCCCCAAGACGGTCCACCGCGAGCGCATGGTCACCAACCTCGATGTCACCGACTTCCAGCTCGACGACGCCGACATGCGGGCCATCGCCGCCCTCGACGAGGGGCGGGGCGTCGTCGACCACTACGACCCCGAGCTCCAGGAGCGCCTCTCCGCCTACACGATCGAGGAGGACTGA
- the upp gene encoding uracil phosphoribosyltransferase, producing the protein MRLHVADHPLIDHKLSVLRDERTPSAVFRQLVDELVTLLAYEATREVRTEEVEIRTPVAVAQCRRLADPRPIVVPILRAGLGMLEGMTRLLPTAEVGFLGMKRDEDTLEVETYANRLPDDLSGRQCFVVDPMLATGHTLVAAIDYLLERGARDVTALCLIAAPEGVRTLEEAVGERANVTVVTAGVDERLNEHAYIVPGLGDAGDRLYGIVD; encoded by the coding sequence ATGCGCCTCCACGTTGCCGATCATCCCCTCATCGATCACAAGCTCTCCGTGCTGCGAGACGAGAGGACGCCGTCGGCGGTCTTCCGCCAGCTGGTGGACGAGCTCGTCACCCTGCTCGCCTACGAGGCCACCCGCGAGGTGCGCACCGAGGAGGTGGAGATCCGCACCCCCGTGGCGGTGGCGCAGTGCCGCCGTCTGGCCGATCCACGACCGATCGTGGTGCCGATCCTGCGCGCGGGCCTGGGAATGTTGGAGGGCATGACGCGCCTGCTGCCCACCGCCGAGGTCGGCTTCCTGGGGATGAAGCGCGATGAGGACACCCTGGAGGTGGAGACCTACGCCAACCGTCTGCCCGACGACCTCTCGGGCAGGCAGTGCTTCGTCGTCGACCCCATGCTCGCCACCGGCCACACCCTCGTGGCCGCCATCGACTACCTGCTTGAGCGCGGGGCGCGCGACGTCACCGCGCTGTGCCTCATCGCCGCTCCCGAGGGCGTCAGGACGCTCGAGGAGGCCGTCGGGGAGCGCGCGAACGTCACGGTGGTGACCGCCGGGGTCGATGAGCGGCTCAACGAGCACGCCTACATCGTGCCCGGGCTCGGCGACGCCGGGGACCGCCTCTACGGCATCGTCGACTGA
- a CDS encoding ABC transporter ATP-binding protein: MIRRQGHPTADGAEPGAFCGAQQKFGPATREMPVSAPPMTPPTRVPPAIEVAGLTRVFPVEGRRNADVTALDGVNLVLPVGSFTALVGASGCGKSTLLQCIAGLDAPTAGIVQLLGTRTSSLRPRPAARFRARHVGFVFQDDNLVTSLSARDNVALPGRLRRRPLSRSAVDEALERVGLSDQSRHLPHQMSGGERQRVAIARVLASRPDIVFADEPTAALDVAAAATVLDWLAELAGGPGAVPGAVPAAPAPKSATVLMVTHDAAAAARAQHVLVMDAGRLVAALPGGDPAAVSDAVLSARGAGGSR; this comes from the coding sequence ATGATCCGTCGCCAGGGGCACCCCACCGCAGACGGCGCCGAGCCGGGCGCCTTTTGCGGAGCCCAACAGAAATTCGGCCCGGCTACGCGAGAAATGCCGGTCTCGGCACCTCCGATGACGCCGCCGACGCGGGTGCCGCCGGCCATTGAGGTAGCCGGACTCACCCGCGTCTTCCCCGTCGAAGGCCGCCGCAACGCCGACGTCACCGCGCTTGACGGCGTCAACCTCGTCCTGCCCGTCGGCAGCTTCACCGCCCTGGTCGGTGCCTCCGGCTGCGGCAAGTCAACTCTCCTGCAGTGCATCGCCGGGCTCGACGCCCCCACCGCCGGCATCGTCCAGCTCCTCGGCACCCGGACGAGCTCGCTGCGCCCCCGGCCTGCTGCCCGCTTCCGGGCCCGGCACGTCGGCTTCGTCTTCCAGGACGACAACCTCGTCACCTCCCTGTCCGCGCGCGACAACGTCGCCCTGCCCGGTCGCCTACGCCGTAGACCCCTGAGCCGCAGTGCCGTCGACGAGGCCCTTGAGCGTGTGGGTCTGAGCGACCAGTCCCGCCATCTGCCTCACCAGATGAGCGGTGGCGAGCGGCAGCGCGTCGCCATTGCCCGCGTCCTGGCCTCCCGCCCCGATATCGTCTTCGCCGATGAGCCCACGGCCGCCCTCGACGTCGCAGCCGCCGCGACCGTCCTCGACTGGCTCGCCGAGCTCGCCGGAGGCCCCGGTGCTGTGCCTGGCGCCGTGCCCGCAGCTCCTGCCCCGAAGTCGGCCACCGTCCTCATGGTGACGCACGACGCCGCAGCCGCCGCCCGGGCCCAGCACGTCCTCGTCATGGATGCCGGTCGTCTCGTCGCCGCCCTACCCGGAGGTGACCCCGCCGCCGTCTCCGACGCCGTCCTGTCCGCCCGCGGTGCCGGAGGCTCCCGATGA
- the betT gene encoding choline BCCT transporter BetT — protein MSRSPETSEQSESTKDEPSDRAPHPSEHTPPLEAQPESQSGVQPDDPPGKQPLNPVVFFVSAAIITVVALAAIFAPQVVNDAFGTAVTWTSRWFGSFYILLITAALVFILALAFSRFGRVRLGPDNSTPDFSTFSWTAMLFAAGIGTEILFFAVAEPVDQYMHPPTGDGQTVQAARDAIVLSLFHYGISGWGLYALVGLSMAYFAYRRRDTLTLRSTLRPLLGRHTEGIIGDVVDAAALVGGVFGIAASLGVGVVQLNVALNILFGLPQGFPTQIGLTALAVIMATVSAVSGVDRGVRVLSTINVLLAIGLALWVLITGNAAFLIDALVGSIGDFFTRFPLLTLETYAYNRPDEWLNAWTLFFWAWWIAWAAFVGMFLARISRGRTIRQFVLGSLLLPFCYILMWVAIFGNHALDLVIRGNGEFRDITLNQPEQGLYWMLEHLPGQKILIALALFIGILFYVTSADSGALVMANLSSRIRSARQDATAWLRIFWATLTGILTIAMLVAGGIPILQQATIVMALPFSGVLILIMYTLWRSLSTEDTYNQALSIANRNRALGFNGSAAGLEQTPWRERLAHTLNSVSPDEAGHAMERRIVPALEAVATELRKENVSAEVFVEGPEAQDPDDERTFLGRASLVVSSEPASEVGEEQSSSIDSFRYVVRMVVTPVPAYGFAVHEADDLTVRLEVRPHSGGQGYDVVDWNSDQVAHDVLDHYERWLEYVGTSEKTESRFSRRL, from the coding sequence GTGAGCCGGTCCCCCGAAACGAGCGAGCAGAGCGAGTCCACAAAGGACGAGCCCTCAGACCGCGCCCCCCATCCCTCTGAGCACACTCCACCGCTCGAGGCTCAGCCCGAGTCCCAGTCCGGCGTTCAGCCCGACGACCCGCCCGGCAAGCAGCCTCTCAACCCGGTGGTCTTCTTCGTCTCAGCCGCCATCATCACCGTCGTCGCCCTGGCCGCGATCTTCGCCCCCCAGGTGGTCAACGACGCCTTCGGCACGGCCGTGACCTGGACGAGCCGCTGGTTCGGGTCCTTCTACATCCTCCTCATCACCGCCGCGCTCGTCTTCATCCTGGCGCTGGCCTTCTCCCGCTTCGGTCGGGTGCGCCTGGGGCCGGACAACTCGACACCGGACTTCTCCACCTTCTCCTGGACGGCCATGCTCTTCGCGGCCGGTATCGGCACCGAGATCCTGTTCTTCGCCGTCGCCGAACCGGTCGACCAGTACATGCACCCGCCCACCGGGGACGGTCAGACCGTCCAGGCCGCCCGCGACGCGATCGTCCTGTCCCTGTTCCACTACGGCATCTCAGGCTGGGGCCTGTACGCACTGGTGGGCCTGTCCATGGCCTATTTCGCCTACCGACGCCGTGACACGCTCACGCTGCGCTCCACCCTGCGTCCGCTGCTGGGCCGGCACACCGAGGGCATCATCGGCGACGTCGTCGACGCCGCGGCACTCGTCGGCGGGGTCTTCGGCATCGCGGCCTCGCTGGGGGTCGGCGTCGTCCAGCTCAATGTGGCCCTCAACATCCTGTTCGGGCTGCCGCAGGGCTTCCCCACCCAGATCGGGCTGACCGCCCTGGCCGTCATCATGGCGACCGTCTCAGCCGTCTCCGGCGTCGACCGCGGCGTGCGCGTCCTGTCCACCATCAACGTGCTGCTGGCCATCGGCCTGGCCCTGTGGGTGCTCATCACCGGAAACGCCGCCTTCCTCATCGACGCGCTCGTGGGCTCCATCGGCGACTTCTTCACCCGCTTCCCGCTGCTGACGCTGGAGACCTACGCCTACAACCGGCCCGATGAGTGGCTCAACGCCTGGACCCTGTTCTTCTGGGCCTGGTGGATCGCCTGGGCGGCCTTCGTGGGCATGTTCCTGGCCCGTATCTCGCGCGGCCGCACCATCCGCCAGTTCGTGCTCGGCAGCCTCCTGCTGCCCTTCTGCTACATCCTCATGTGGGTGGCCATTTTCGGCAACCACGCCCTCGACCTGGTCATCCGCGGCAACGGCGAGTTCCGCGACATCACCCTCAACCAGCCCGAGCAGGGCCTGTACTGGATGCTGGAGCACCTGCCGGGGCAGAAGATCCTCATCGCCCTGGCCCTGTTCATCGGCATCCTCTTCTACGTCACCAGCGCCGACTCCGGGGCCCTGGTCATGGCCAATCTCTCCAGCCGTATCCGCTCGGCGCGCCAGGACGCCACCGCCTGGCTGCGGATCTTCTGGGCCACCCTGACCGGCATCCTCACCATCGCGATGCTCGTGGCCGGCGGCATCCCCATCCTCCAGCAGGCCACGATCGTCATGGCGCTGCCCTTCTCCGGGGTGCTCATCCTCATCATGTACACGCTGTGGCGGTCCCTGAGCACCGAGGACACCTACAACCAGGCCCTGTCCATCGCCAACCGCAACCGCGCCCTGGGCTTCAACGGCTCGGCGGCCGGTCTGGAGCAGACGCCGTGGCGCGAGCGCCTGGCCCACACCCTCAACTCCGTCTCGCCCGACGAGGCCGGCCACGCCATGGAGCGGCGCATCGTGCCGGCCCTGGAGGCCGTGGCCACCGAGCTGCGCAAGGAGAACGTCTCCGCCGAGGTCTTCGTTGAGGGGCCCGAGGCGCAGGACCCCGACGACGAGCGCACCTTCCTGGGGCGGGCCAGCCTGGTCGTCTCCTCCGAGCCGGCCAGCGAGGTCGGGGAGGAGCAGTCCAGCTCCATCGACTCCTTCCGCTACGTGGTGCGCATGGTGGTCACGCCCGTGCCCGCCTACGGGTTCGCCGTCCACGAGGCCGACGACCTCACGGTGCGCCTCGAGGTGCGCCCGCACAGCGGCGGCCAGGGCTACGACGTCGTCGACTGGAACTCCGACCAGGTGGCCCATGACGTGCTCGACCACTACGAGCGCTGGCTGGAGTACGTGGGCACCTCCGAGAAGACCGAGTCCCGGTTCTCACGCCGGCTCTGA
- a CDS encoding FtsX-like permease family protein, producing the protein MIRLLLSDLRHHAGSWAWTAVVAVVAAASIAGQFRVVHGIKASAKTLGGVDMESVNVLTGIIIGTVVISAMTVLSSTSNLAVSQRERDHGLWKALGMSPTRVRLIIQGQLLVLGLLASLAAVPLSLPIGRFMMHRLVSDGISLPGAVPQWDPADLIWTAIISAGTLVMGGRGAAKRASRTPEALLLRGTGGQRTQRDKGRASRGVLRLFWAVLAASGWVTALLTIRNGANQENIFMAIFNGALSGLILVCILCSWLSPVLERLLAALIPSPGVAWHVAGRTCALETRRSAATVLPFVVTIGLVAIAFGPASVSPDVSVGAFSSVFGLPFLVSWTGGVAVIAMSAGRRRRDAALLRAAGAMEHDVLAIEVLEGFLHAAAATVLGLLVTLATAVLLSEALHRSLASILTDFPWTTLGLVCAATLATTCLAVVVSARAGALAGEQSLGQVLRARD; encoded by the coding sequence ATGATCCGCCTGCTCCTGTCCGACCTGCGCCACCACGCCGGCTCCTGGGCGTGGACCGCCGTCGTCGCCGTCGTCGCGGCGGCCTCCATCGCCGGTCAGTTCAGGGTCGTCCACGGAATCAAGGCCTCCGCCAAGACCCTCGGCGGTGTTGATATGGAGAGCGTCAATGTGCTTACCGGAATCATCATCGGCACGGTGGTCATCTCAGCCATGACCGTCTTGTCCTCCACCAGCAACCTGGCGGTCTCCCAGCGAGAGCGCGACCACGGGCTGTGGAAGGCCCTGGGCATGAGCCCGACCAGGGTCCGCCTGATCATCCAGGGCCAGCTCCTCGTCCTGGGGCTGCTCGCCTCCCTCGCCGCGGTGCCGCTGAGCCTGCCGATCGGCCGGTTCATGATGCACCGGCTCGTCTCCGACGGCATCTCCCTGCCCGGCGCCGTACCCCAGTGGGATCCCGCCGACCTCATCTGGACCGCGATCATCAGCGCCGGCACCCTCGTCATGGGAGGTCGGGGCGCCGCCAAACGGGCCTCGCGCACCCCGGAGGCCCTGCTGCTGCGCGGGACCGGCGGGCAGCGAACGCAGCGGGACAAGGGCCGTGCCTCCCGGGGCGTCCTGCGACTGTTCTGGGCCGTCCTGGCCGCATCCGGGTGGGTCACGGCGCTCCTCACCATCCGCAACGGGGCGAATCAGGAGAACATCTTCATGGCGATCTTCAACGGCGCCCTGAGCGGGCTGATCCTCGTGTGCATCCTGTGCAGCTGGCTCAGTCCGGTGCTGGAGCGTCTGCTCGCCGCCCTGATCCCGAGTCCCGGCGTCGCCTGGCACGTCGCCGGACGCACCTGCGCCCTGGAGACGCGCCGCTCGGCGGCCACCGTCCTGCCCTTCGTGGTGACGATCGGGCTGGTCGCCATCGCCTTCGGTCCGGCGTCGGTTTCTCCCGACGTGAGCGTCGGGGCATTCTCCTCCGTGTTCGGGCTGCCCTTCCTCGTGTCCTGGACCGGGGGTGTGGCCGTCATCGCCATGAGCGCGGGCCGACGTCGTCGTGACGCCGCCCTCCTGCGTGCCGCCGGCGCCATGGAGCACGACGTCCTGGCCATCGAGGTCCTTGAGGGATTTCTCCACGCCGCCGCTGCGACCGTCCTCGGCCTGCTCGTCACCCTGGCCACGGCCGTCCTCCTGTCCGAGGCTCTGCACCGGTCCCTGGCCAGCATTCTGACGGACTTCCCCTGGACGACGCTGGGCCTCGTGTGCGCGGCGACCCTGGCGACCACCTGCCTGGCCGTCGTCGTCTCGGCTCGAGCCGGAGCGCTCGCGGGCGAGCAGAGCCTGGGGCAGGTCCTGCGTGCCCGCGACTGA
- a CDS encoding helicase-related protein produces the protein MTRPTDPIRALLASPPHLPVVEVLPELRERLSLGLTGSDGVGACLVLTAPPGTGKTTLVPPLLADVLAGALTSAPGAGAPDGDTPGRRPGRVVVTQPRRIAARAAARRLAGLLGEEVGGTVGYAVRGERRTGPDTRIEIVTAGLLLRRLQRDPELVGVDAVILDEVHERSLESDLLLAFLTDARAALREDLTLVAMSATLDADRLRDILGGTLEGSGGTNDAGRGRAPLVKVPGRLHPLEKVWAPPGRTGRLGPRGVPREFLAHVAATVEQALAEQDGDVLVFLPGAREVDDVVARLRAGAPGNVDVLPLHGRLPASAQDTALTPSPAGRRRVVVSTNVAESSLTVPGIRVVVDSTLAREPRLDVARSMSGLVTVGVSRAAGVRDSWGRRLMGQG, from the coding sequence ATGACTCGACCGACCGACCCCATCAGAGCACTGCTCGCCTCTCCCCCTCACCTGCCGGTGGTCGAGGTGCTGCCCGAGCTGCGCGAGCGCCTCTCCCTGGGTCTCACTGGGTCCGACGGCGTCGGCGCCTGCCTGGTGCTTACCGCACCGCCCGGCACCGGCAAGACGACGCTCGTACCGCCGCTCCTGGCCGACGTCCTCGCCGGCGCTCTTACCTCGGCCCCGGGCGCCGGGGCGCCGGACGGCGACACCCCGGGACGACGGCCCGGCCGCGTCGTCGTCACCCAGCCGCGGCGCATTGCCGCCCGTGCTGCCGCCCGCCGCCTAGCCGGCCTGCTGGGCGAGGAAGTCGGCGGCACCGTCGGTTACGCGGTGCGCGGGGAACGGCGCACCGGCCCGGACACCCGGATCGAGATCGTCACCGCTGGACTCCTCCTGCGTCGCCTCCAACGCGACCCGGAACTGGTCGGCGTCGACGCCGTCATCCTCGACGAGGTCCACGAGCGATCCCTGGAGAGCGACCTGCTCCTAGCGTTCCTGACGGACGCACGCGCCGCCCTGCGCGAGGACCTCACGCTCGTGGCCATGTCCGCCACGCTCGACGCCGATCGCCTGCGCGACATCCTGGGCGGCACGCTGGAGGGTTCGGGCGGCACGAACGATGCAGGCCGGGGCCGGGCGCCGCTGGTGAAGGTTCCCGGCCGCCTCCACCCCCTGGAGAAGGTGTGGGCGCCGCCGGGACGGACCGGTCGTCTGGGGCCGCGCGGGGTGCCGCGCGAGTTCCTCGCTCACGTCGCCGCCACCGTGGAGCAGGCCCTGGCCGAGCAGGACGGTGATGTGCTGGTCTTCCTGCCCGGGGCCCGCGAGGTCGACGACGTTGTCGCTCGCCTGCGCGCCGGCGCGCCCGGGAACGTGGACGTCCTTCCGCTGCACGGCCGCCTGCCCGCGAGCGCGCAGGACACGGCCCTGACCCCGAGCCCGGCGGGGCGGCGGCGCGTCGTGGTGTCCACGAATGTGGCCGAGTCCTCGCTGACGGTTCCCGGGATCCGGGTGGTGGTGGACTCCACGCTGGCGCGCGAGCCGCGCCTGGACGTGGCCCGGTCCATGAGCGGGCTGGTCACCGTCGGGGTCTCGCGGGCGGCCGGGGTGCGGGATTCGTGGGGACGGCGACTCATGGGTCAAGGGTAG